A window of Vidua chalybeata isolate OUT-0048 chromosome 27, bVidCha1 merged haplotype, whole genome shotgun sequence contains these coding sequences:
- the LOC128800479 gene encoding complement factor D-like, whose translation MGPSPAPVLVLALLLLLCAPVDGQPRGRILRGSEARPHLKPYMASLQLDGQHVCGGFLIAQQWVLSAAHCIEETDGKLFQVLLGAHSLTEPEPHKRLYQVRAQFPHPGSNIHNNKDDLLLLQLEEKAELNADVRVLPFQREDRDVAADTVCEVAGWGTTDHSGTRPDKLHQVERPVISRDVCNHRTRHDGTITQNMMCTDSRRKDTCKGDSGGPLVCGGVAEGVVTAGSRVCGNYKKPAIYTRIAPYAAWIDGVMASAAGEGDTR comes from the exons ATGGGGCCAAGCCCTGCTCCCGTGCTTGTCCTcgctctgctgctgctcctctgcgCCCCAGTGGATG GGCAGCCCCGGGGACGGATCCTGAGGGGCTCCGAAGCCCGGCCCCACCTGAAGCCGTACATGGCCTCGCTGCAGCTGGACGGGCAGCACGTCTGTGGGGGCTTCCTCATCGCCCAGCAGTGGGTGCTGAGCGCTGCCCACTGCATCGAGGAGAC ggatggcaaactcttccaggtgctgctgggtgcCCACTCGCTGACGGAACCGGAGCCCCACAAACGCCTGTACCAAGTGCGCGCCCAGTTCCCCCACCCTGGCAGCAACATCCACAACAACAAGGACgaccttctcctcctccag ctggaggagaaagCGGAGCTGAACGCGGACGTGCGGGTGCTGCCCTTCCAGCGGGAGGACAGGGACGTGGCGGCCGACACGGTGTGCGAGGTGGCGGGGTGGGGCACCACGGACCACAGCGGCACCCGGCCGGACAAGCTGCACCAGGTGGAGCGGCCGGTGATCAGCCGCGACGTCTGCAACCACCGCACGCGCCACGACGGCACCATCACCCAGAACATGATGTGCACCGACTCCCGCAGGAAGGACACCTGCAAG GGAGACTCCGGTGGACCCCTGGTCTGTGGCGGGGTGGCCGAGGGGGTGGTCACGGCCGGCTCCCGCGTCTGTGGCAACTACAAGAAACCGGCCATCTACACCCGCATCGCCCCCTACGCAGCCTGGATCGACGGGGTCATGGCCTCCGCcgctggggagggggacactCGCTGA
- the R3HDM4 gene encoding R3H domain-containing protein 4 isoform X1 yields MVVLRGGAGPEEPFPRIEDCLPLLEDSPSKRFSPSKRKQYYINKAIRNSDLIPRAKGRKSLQRLENTRYLMTLLEQDDCGSDEGELTHSATPSIFTEACNNETYVEIWNDFMNRSGEEQERVLLYLEEEARKKHRRKLPVKNEEKWKELPAYTPQECFQRISRRLRATLKRGRIPMGTLEGLEEELLAFFSVTPHSVYTALMDNRLGHRRQTPDESEQQTPRVPAAGAAALRLPGADELMPPDSCPAPPVSAAASPGPSALPSPAPAAAARRGRAGGLWPCPWVCRERGGQRGPGCGAGASRPPRSPRSPPGTVGVSIYNAGVF; encoded by the exons GAGGATCGAGGACTGCCTGCCCCTGCTGGAGGACTCCCCGTCCAAGCGGTTCTCGCCCTCCAAGAGGAAGCAGTATTACATCAACAAAGCCATCCGCAACTCCGACCTCATCCCGAGGGCCAAGGGCCGCAAGAGCCTCCAGAGGCTGGAGAACA CTCGCTACCTGATGacactgctggagcaggatgaCTGCGGGAGCGACGAGGGAGAGCTTACCCACTCGGCCACCCCCAGCATCTTCACCGAGGCCTGTAACAATGAGACCTATGTGGAG ATCTGGAACGACTTCATGAACCGGTCGGGAGAAGAGCAGGAGCGGGTCCTGCTCTACCTGGAGGAGGAGGCCAGGAAGAAGCACAGGAGGAAGCTGCCTGTCAAGAACGAAGAGAAGTGGAAAG agctgcctgcctACACACCCCAGGAGTGCTTCCAGCGCATCAGCCGCCGCCTGCGCGCCACCCTGAAGCGGGGCCGGATCCCCATG GGGAcgctggaggggctggaggaggagctgctggcctTCTTCTCTGTCACCCCCCACTCTGTCTACACAGCACTGATGGATAACAG GCTCGGACATCGAAGGCAAACGCCAGATGAAAGTGAGCAACAAACACCGCGTGTTCCTGCCGccggagctgctgctctcagacTACCTGGGGCAGATGAGCTGATGCCCCCCGAcagctgccctgcccctcctgtgTCCGCTGCAGCCTCTCCCGGACCCTCGgcccttccttcccctgctccagcagccgcTGCCCGGCGGGGCAGAGCCGGGGGTTTGTGGCCGTGCCCTTGGGTGtgccgggagcggggcgggcagCGCGGCCCCGGCTGCGGGGCAGGTGCCTCTCGCCCGCCCCGCTCGCCGCGCAGCCCTCCTGGAACTGTCGGTGTGTCTATTTATAACGcaggtgttttttaa
- the PLPPR3 gene encoding phospholipid phosphatase-related protein type 3 isoform X1 produces the protein MIPPKEKSRAPKDSMTLLPCFYFVELPIVASSVVTLYFLELTDLFKPAKVGFQCHDRALSMPYVETNEELIPLLMLLSLAFAAPAASIMVGEGMVYCLQSRLKGRAGAEGSINAGGCNFNSFLRRTVRFVGVHVFGLCATALVTDVIQLATGYHAPFFLTVCKPNYTLLGTPCDANPYITQDICSGTDKHAILSARKTFPSQHATLSAFAAVYVSMYFNSIISDSTKLLKPILVFAFAIAAGICGLTQITQYRSHPADVYVGFLIGSGIAAYLAFHAVGNFRAPTERVPTQAPAKDALRALTQRGHDSVYHQNKSVSTDELNPQARLEEAARPVPREKNSLGSLKRASVDVDLLAPRSPMGKENMVTFSNTLPRVNTPSMDDPARRHMTIHVPVDASRSKQLITEWKQKSLEGRSMTLAEEAAQGRAVGEPGEEVPPSLYPTVQARSAERAAMGPRVLIQPRPGASQLVHIPEESQAGAGAAAGSGAAVRAKWVMVAEKGGAQRVANPPRLMQVIAMSKQQSLVSVTPKHSETSSSSTSSDSSQYRSPSERDSSSIITIDAHAPHHPVVHLSAGNGPWEWKSGPKGPEGPDTYELGEVGKDFHGFRPAKSAGVSPGSSVSDMEQDEPRYGSLAAIPGAAGGGGERVEAPPEGLLATASRDSTLRRKPAERDGAADSEVDLYYKKMQAGRRFKD, from the exons ATGATCCCCCCCAAGGAGAAGTCCCGTGCCCCCAAGGACAGCATGACACTCCTGCCCTGCTTCTACTTCGTGGAG CTGCCCATCGTGGCCTCCTCCGTTGTGACGCTCTATTTCCTGGAGCTGACGGATCTCTTCAAGCCGGCCAAGGTGGGCTTCCAGTGCCATGACCGGGCACTCTCCATGCCCTACGTGGAGACCAACGAGGAGCTCATCCCTCTGCTGatgctgctcagcctggccttTGCTGCGCCCGCCGCCTCG ATCATGGTCGGGGAGGGCATGGTGTACTGCCTGCAGTCCCGGCTGAAGGGCCGCGCCGGTGCCGAGGGCAGCATCAACGCTGGTGGCTGCAACTTCAACTCCTTCCTGCGCCGCACCGTCAGGTTTGTGG GTGTCCACGTGTTCGGGCTCTGTGCCACAGCCCTGGTGACAGACGTCATCCAGCTGGCCACAGGCTACCACGCTCCCTTCTTCCTGACCGTCTGCAAGCCCAACTACACACTGCTGGGCACCCCCTGCGACGCCAACCCCTACATCACCCAGGACATCTGCTCAGGCACCGACAAGCACGCCATTCTCTCCGCCAG gaaGACCTTCCCATCCCAGCACGCCACACTCTCGGCTTTCGCTGCCGTCTATGTGTCG ATGTATTTCAACTCCATCATCTCAGACAGCACCAAGCTCCTCAAGCCCATCCTGGTCTTTGCCTTCGCCATCGCCGCCGGCATCTGTGGCCTGACCCAGATCACCCAGTACCGCAGCCACCCCGCCGACGTCTACGTGGGCTTCCTGATCGGCTCTGGCATTGCCGCGTACCTG GCTTTCCATGCTGTTGGCAACTTCCGTGCCCCAACGGAGCGGGTCCCGACACAGGCACCGGCCAAGGACGCGCTGCGGGCACTGACACAGCGGGGCCACGACTCTGTCTACCACCAGAACAAGTCGGTGAGCACCGACGAGCTGAACCCGCAGGCGCGGCTGGAGGAGGCGGCACGGCCGGTGCCGCGCGAGAAGAACTCGCTGGGCAGCCTGAAGCGGGCCAGTGTGGACGTGGACCTGCTGGCCCCCCGCAGCCCCATGGGCAAGGAGAACATGGTGACCTTCAGCAACACCCTGCCCCGCGTCAACACCCCCTCCATGGATGACCCCGCGCGGCGCCACATGACCATCCACGTCCCCGTGGACGCCTCCCGCTCTAAGCAGCTCATCACGGAGTGGAAGCAGAAGTCGCTGGAGGGCCGGAGCATGACACTGGCGGAGGAGGCGGCGCAGGGCCGGGCTGTGGGGGAGCCCGGCGAGGAGGTGCCCCCCTCCCTGTACCCCACGGTGCAGGCGCGCTCGGCCGAGCGGGCGGCCATGGGGCCCCGCGTGCTCATCCAGCCCCGGCCGGGCGCCTCGCAGCTGGTGCACATCCCCGAGGAGAGCCAGGCaggcgccggggccgcggccggcAGCGGGGCGGCCGTGCGGGCCAAGTGGGTGATGGTGGCAGAGAAGGGGGGAGCGCAGAGGGTGGCCAACCCCCCGCGCCTGATGCAGGTCATCGCCATGTCCAAGCAGCAGAGCCTTGTCTCTGTCACCCCCAAGCACTCGGAGACGTCCTCGTCCTCCACCAGCTCTGACTCCTCGCAGTACCGCTCACCCTCCGAGCGGGACAGCTCCAGCATCATCACCATCGACGCCCACGCCCCTCACCACCCTGTTGTCCACCTCTCTGCTGGCAATGGGCCCTGGGAGTGGAAGTCGGGGCCGAAGGGGCCAGAGGGGCCAGATACCTATGAGCTGGGTGAGGTGGGGAAGGATTTCCACGGCTTCCGCCCAGCCAAGAGCGCCGGTGTCTCCCCTGGCTCCTCTGTCAGTGACATGGAGCAGGACGAGCCACGCTACGGCAGCCTGGCCGCCATCCCGGGGGCAGCAGGGGGTGGTGGGGAGCGGGTGGAGGCCCCCCCCGAGGggctgctggccacagccagcCGCGACTCCACGCTGCGGAGGAAGCCGGCCGAGCGGGACGGGGCGGCGGACAGCGAGGTGGACCTGTACTACAAGAAGATGCAGGCAGGCCGCAGGTTTAAGGACTGA
- the R3HDM4 gene encoding R3H domain-containing protein 4 isoform X2, giving the protein MVVLRGGAGPEEPFPRIEDCLPLLEDSPSKRFSPSKRKQYYINKAIRNSDLIPRAKGRKSLQRLENTRYLMTLLEQDDCGSDEGELTHSATPSIFTEACNNETYVEIWNDFMNRSGEEQERVLLYLEEEARKKHRRKLPVKNEEKWKELPAYTPQECFQRISRRLRATLKRGRIPMGTLEGLEEELLAFFSVTPHSVYTALMDNSFERLLLHALCQYMDLVSASSDIEGKRQMKVSNKHRVFLPPELLLSDYLGQMS; this is encoded by the exons GAGGATCGAGGACTGCCTGCCCCTGCTGGAGGACTCCCCGTCCAAGCGGTTCTCGCCCTCCAAGAGGAAGCAGTATTACATCAACAAAGCCATCCGCAACTCCGACCTCATCCCGAGGGCCAAGGGCCGCAAGAGCCTCCAGAGGCTGGAGAACA CTCGCTACCTGATGacactgctggagcaggatgaCTGCGGGAGCGACGAGGGAGAGCTTACCCACTCGGCCACCCCCAGCATCTTCACCGAGGCCTGTAACAATGAGACCTATGTGGAG ATCTGGAACGACTTCATGAACCGGTCGGGAGAAGAGCAGGAGCGGGTCCTGCTCTACCTGGAGGAGGAGGCCAGGAAGAAGCACAGGAGGAAGCTGCCTGTCAAGAACGAAGAGAAGTGGAAAG agctgcctgcctACACACCCCAGGAGTGCTTCCAGCGCATCAGCCGCCGCCTGCGCGCCACCCTGAAGCGGGGCCGGATCCCCATG GGGAcgctggaggggctggaggaggagctgctggcctTCTTCTCTGTCACCCCCCACTCTGTCTACACAGCACTGATGGATAACAG ctTTGAGCGGCTCCTGCTCCACGCACTCTGCCAGTACATGGATCTCGTCTCTGCCA GCTCGGACATCGAAGGCAAACGCCAGATGAAAGTGAGCAACAAACACCGCGTGTTCCTGCCGccggagctgctgctctcagacTACCTGGGGCAGATGAGCTGA
- the PLPPR3 gene encoding phospholipid phosphatase-related protein type 3 isoform X2, with amino-acid sequence MPYVETNEELIPLLMLLSLAFAAPAASIMVGEGMVYCLQSRLKGRAGAEGSINAGGCNFNSFLRRTVRFVGVHVFGLCATALVTDVIQLATGYHAPFFLTVCKPNYTLLGTPCDANPYITQDICSGTDKHAILSARKTFPSQHATLSAFAAVYVSMYFNSIISDSTKLLKPILVFAFAIAAGICGLTQITQYRSHPADVYVGFLIGSGIAAYLAFHAVGNFRAPTERVPTQAPAKDALRALTQRGHDSVYHQNKSVSTDELNPQARLEEAARPVPREKNSLGSLKRASVDVDLLAPRSPMGKENMVTFSNTLPRVNTPSMDDPARRHMTIHVPVDASRSKQLITEWKQKSLEGRSMTLAEEAAQGRAVGEPGEEVPPSLYPTVQARSAERAAMGPRVLIQPRPGASQLVHIPEESQAGAGAAAGSGAAVRAKWVMVAEKGGAQRVANPPRLMQVIAMSKQQSLVSVTPKHSETSSSSTSSDSSQYRSPSERDSSSIITIDAHAPHHPVVHLSAGNGPWEWKSGPKGPEGPDTYELGEVGKDFHGFRPAKSAGVSPGSSVSDMEQDEPRYGSLAAIPGAAGGGGERVEAPPEGLLATASRDSTLRRKPAERDGAADSEVDLYYKKMQAGRRFKD; translated from the exons ATGCCCTACGTGGAGACCAACGAGGAGCTCATCCCTCTGCTGatgctgctcagcctggccttTGCTGCGCCCGCCGCCTCG ATCATGGTCGGGGAGGGCATGGTGTACTGCCTGCAGTCCCGGCTGAAGGGCCGCGCCGGTGCCGAGGGCAGCATCAACGCTGGTGGCTGCAACTTCAACTCCTTCCTGCGCCGCACCGTCAGGTTTGTGG GTGTCCACGTGTTCGGGCTCTGTGCCACAGCCCTGGTGACAGACGTCATCCAGCTGGCCACAGGCTACCACGCTCCCTTCTTCCTGACCGTCTGCAAGCCCAACTACACACTGCTGGGCACCCCCTGCGACGCCAACCCCTACATCACCCAGGACATCTGCTCAGGCACCGACAAGCACGCCATTCTCTCCGCCAG gaaGACCTTCCCATCCCAGCACGCCACACTCTCGGCTTTCGCTGCCGTCTATGTGTCG ATGTATTTCAACTCCATCATCTCAGACAGCACCAAGCTCCTCAAGCCCATCCTGGTCTTTGCCTTCGCCATCGCCGCCGGCATCTGTGGCCTGACCCAGATCACCCAGTACCGCAGCCACCCCGCCGACGTCTACGTGGGCTTCCTGATCGGCTCTGGCATTGCCGCGTACCTG GCTTTCCATGCTGTTGGCAACTTCCGTGCCCCAACGGAGCGGGTCCCGACACAGGCACCGGCCAAGGACGCGCTGCGGGCACTGACACAGCGGGGCCACGACTCTGTCTACCACCAGAACAAGTCGGTGAGCACCGACGAGCTGAACCCGCAGGCGCGGCTGGAGGAGGCGGCACGGCCGGTGCCGCGCGAGAAGAACTCGCTGGGCAGCCTGAAGCGGGCCAGTGTGGACGTGGACCTGCTGGCCCCCCGCAGCCCCATGGGCAAGGAGAACATGGTGACCTTCAGCAACACCCTGCCCCGCGTCAACACCCCCTCCATGGATGACCCCGCGCGGCGCCACATGACCATCCACGTCCCCGTGGACGCCTCCCGCTCTAAGCAGCTCATCACGGAGTGGAAGCAGAAGTCGCTGGAGGGCCGGAGCATGACACTGGCGGAGGAGGCGGCGCAGGGCCGGGCTGTGGGGGAGCCCGGCGAGGAGGTGCCCCCCTCCCTGTACCCCACGGTGCAGGCGCGCTCGGCCGAGCGGGCGGCCATGGGGCCCCGCGTGCTCATCCAGCCCCGGCCGGGCGCCTCGCAGCTGGTGCACATCCCCGAGGAGAGCCAGGCaggcgccggggccgcggccggcAGCGGGGCGGCCGTGCGGGCCAAGTGGGTGATGGTGGCAGAGAAGGGGGGAGCGCAGAGGGTGGCCAACCCCCCGCGCCTGATGCAGGTCATCGCCATGTCCAAGCAGCAGAGCCTTGTCTCTGTCACCCCCAAGCACTCGGAGACGTCCTCGTCCTCCACCAGCTCTGACTCCTCGCAGTACCGCTCACCCTCCGAGCGGGACAGCTCCAGCATCATCACCATCGACGCCCACGCCCCTCACCACCCTGTTGTCCACCTCTCTGCTGGCAATGGGCCCTGGGAGTGGAAGTCGGGGCCGAAGGGGCCAGAGGGGCCAGATACCTATGAGCTGGGTGAGGTGGGGAAGGATTTCCACGGCTTCCGCCCAGCCAAGAGCGCCGGTGTCTCCCCTGGCTCCTCTGTCAGTGACATGGAGCAGGACGAGCCACGCTACGGCAGCCTGGCCGCCATCCCGGGGGCAGCAGGGGGTGGTGGGGAGCGGGTGGAGGCCCCCCCCGAGGggctgctggccacagccagcCGCGACTCCACGCTGCGGAGGAAGCCGGCCGAGCGGGACGGGGCGGCGGACAGCGAGGTGGACCTGTACTACAAGAAGATGCAGGCAGGCCGCAGGTTTAAGGACTGA
- the MED16 gene encoding mediator of RNA polymerase II transcription subunit 16, with protein sequence MDLAYVCEWEKKPKSNHCPSIPLVCAWSCRNLIAFTTDLRNEEEKDLTHMVHIIDTEHPWDVYSVNSGHTEVITCLEWDQSGSRLLSADADGHIKCWAMTDHLANSWENTVGSVVEGDPVVALSWLHNGVKLALHVEKSGASNFGEKFSRVKFSPSLTLFGGKPMEGWIAVTISGLVTVSLLKPNGQVLTATESLCRLRCRVALADVAFTGGGNIVVATSDGSSTSPVQFYKVCVSVVNEKCKIDTEILPSLFMRCTTDPARKDKYPAITHLKFLARDMSEQVLLCASNQNNSIVECWSLRKEGLPVNNIFQQISPVVGDKQPMILKWRILSATNDLDRVSAVALPKLPISLTNTDLKVANDTKFFPGLGLALAFHDGSVHIVHRLSLQMMAVFYSSSSQRPVDEPALKRPRTTGPLVHFKAMQLSWTSLALAGVDSHGKLSMLRISPSMGHVLDMNMSLRHLLFLLEYCMVTGYDWWDILLHVQPSMVQNLVEKLHEEYMRQNAALQQVLSTRIVAMKASLCKLSSSTIARVCDYHAKLFLIAISCTLKSLLRPHFLNTPDKSPGDRLTEICSKITDVDIDKVMINLKTEEFVLEMTTLQSLQQLIQWVGDFVLYLLASLPNQGSPVRPGHSFLRDGASLGMFRELMVVIRIWGLLKPSCLPVYTATSDTQDSMSLLFRLLTKLWLCCREENHITEPDDALIDECCLLPSQLLIPNIDWLPINDGIISKLQNKQLVRLQFGKAPGLVGHTVSSQFDAFVRAPGQPKIDHLRRLHLGAYPTEECKSCTRCGCVTMLKSPNKVTAVKQWEQRWIKNCLCGGLWRKMPLNYS encoded by the exons ATGGACCTGGCCTACGTGTGCGAGTGGGAGAAGAAGCCCAAGAGCAACCACTGCCCCTCCATCCCGCTGGTGTGCGCCTGGTCCTGCCGCAACCTCATCGCCTTCACCACGGACCTCCGCAATGAGGAGGAGAAAG ATCTCACCCACATGGTCCATATCATCGACACCGAGCACCCCTGGGACGTCTACTCTGTGAACTCGGGCCACACTGAAGTCATCACGTGCCTGGAGTGGGATCAGTCAG GCTCCAGGCTGCTCTCGGCAGATGCTGATGGCCACATCAAGTGCTGGGCCATGACAGATCACCTGGCCAACAGCTGGGAGAACACGGTGGGCAGCGTGGTGGAGGGGGACCCGGTGGTGGCCCTGTCCTGGCTGCACAACGGCGTCAAGCTGGCTCTGCACGTGGAGAAG TCTGGAGCCTCGAACTTCGGCGAGAAGTTTTCCCGGGTGAAGTTCTCTCCGTCGCTGACGCTGTTTGGCGGGAAGCCCATGGAGGGCTGGATTGCTGTGACCATCAGCGGGCTGGTCACCGTGTCCCTCCTCAAGCCCAACGGGCAGGTGCTGACGGCCACTGAGAGCCTGTGCCGCCTCCGCTGCCGCGTGGCCTTGGCCGACGTCGCCTTCACGGGCGGGGGCAACATCGTGGTGGCCACGTCTGATGGCAGCAGCACGTCCCCCGTGCAGTTCTACAAGGTGTGTGTCAGCGTGGTGAACGAGAAGTGCAAGATCGACACCGAGATCCTGCCGTCCCTCTTCATGCGCTGCACCACCGACCCCGCGCGCAAGGACAAGTACCCGGCCATCACCCACCTGAAATTCCTGGCTCGGGACATGTCAGAGCAG GTGCTGCTTTGTGCCTCCAACCAAAACAACAGCATCGTGGAGTGCTGGTCCCTTAGGAAGGAGGGCCTGCCTGTCAACAACATCTTCCAGCAAATCTCTCCTGTGG TGGGAGACAAGCAGCCCATGATCCTGAAGTGGCGGATCCTGTCTGCCACCAACGACCTGGACCGGGTGTCGGCCGTGGCGCTGCCAAAGCTGCCAATCTCCCTGACCAACACCGACCTGAAGGTGGCAAACGACACCAAGTTCTTCCCTGGACTGG GCCTGGCCTTGGCTTTCCATGATGGCAGTGTCCACATCGTGCACCGGCTGTCCCTGCAGATGATGGCCGTGTTCTACAGCTCCTCCTCGCAGCGCCCCGTGGACGAGCCGGCCCTCAAGCGCCCGCGCACCACAGGGCCCCTGGTGCACTTCAAGGCCATGCAGCTCTCCTGGACGTCACTGGCCCTGGCTGGTGTGGACAGTCATGGGAAG CTGAGCATGCTCCGCATCTCCCCCTCCATGGGCCACGTGCTGGACATGAACATGTCCCTGCGGCACTTGCTGTTCCTGTTGGAGTACTGCATGGTGACTGGCTACGACTGGTGGGACATCCTGCTCCACGTCCAGCCCAGCATGGTGCAGAACCTGGTGGAGAAGCTGCACGAGGAGTACATGCGTCAGAACGCGGCCCTGCAGcag GTGCTCTCCACACGCATCGTTGCCATGAAGGCGTCGCTGTGCAAGCTCTCCTCCAGCACCATCGCCCGTGTGTGTGACTACCACGCCAAGCTCTTCCTCATTGCCATCAGCTGCACCCTGAAGTCGCTGCTGCGCCCACACTTCCTCAACACCCCTGACAAGAGCCCCGGGGACCGGCTCACCGAGATCTGCTCCAAGATCACGGATGTAG ACATTGACAAGGTGATGATTAACCTGAAGACGGAAGAGTTTGTCCTGGAGATGACGACGTTgcagtccctgcagcagctcatcCAGTGGGTGGGGGATTTTGTGCTCTACCTGCTGGCCAGCCTTCCCAACCAG GGCTCCCCGGTGCGCCCTGGCCACAGCTTCCTGCGCGACGGCGCGTCCCTCGGCATGTTCCGGGAGCTGATGGTGGTCATCCGCATCTGGGGGCTGCTGAAGCCCAGCTGCCTCCCCGTGTACACAGCAACCTCGGACACCCAGGACAGCATGTCCCTGCTCTTCCGGCTCCTGACcaagctctggctgtgct GTCGTGAGGAAAATCACATCACAGAGCCTGATGATGCCCTGATCGATGagtgctgcctcctgcccagccagctGCTCATTCCCAACATTGACTGGCTGCCCATCAACGATGGCATCATCAGCAAGCTGCAGAACAAGCAGCTGGTCCGGCTGCAGTTTGGGAAGGCTCCTGGGCTCGTTGGCCACACTGTCTCTTCCCAGTTCGATGCCTTTGTCAG GGCCCCTGGACAGCCCAAAATTGACCACCTGAGGCGGCTGCACCTGGGCGCGTACCCAACAGAGGAATGCAAGTCCTGTACCAG GTGTGGCTGTGTCACCATGCTGAAGTCGCCCAACAAGGTGACAGCAGTGAAGCAGTGGGAGCAGCGCTGGATCAAGAACTGCCTGTGTGGGGGACTGTGGAGGAAGATGCCCCTCAACTACTCCTGA